A part of Cytophagia bacterium CHB2 genomic DNA contains:
- a CDS encoding glycosyltransferase family 2 protein, whose protein sequence is MSALTVIIPASPSSQFNETLQQFSVADSVKKILLLHGGGEIPDHAKCEGLRVTGWHSGKTLNAVFKSIKTPYALLVLPAAEIQLGQRALERLLTAAESTRAGMVYADFFEIKNGERSEHPVNDYQIGSVRDNFDFGSVLLFNMAAVRASLKKYGAIASVEFAGLYDLRLKLSLQHELFHIQEFLYTKTEADVRLSGEKHFDYVDPRNRAVQVEMEKVATQHLKRLGAYLPPRFKKVPKPLHDFPVTASVIIPVRNRARTIADAVLSALNQQTDFSFNVIVVDNHSTDGTTEKLQELSAQHSTLIHIIPQRHDLGIGGCWNEAVASEHCGRYSVQLDSDDIYSGPDTLQKIVNEFRSGNYAMVIGSYRLVNMNLEEIPPGLIDHREWTPANGRNNALRINGLGAPRAFDTALLREAGLPNVSYGEDYAVALRLSREYQIGRIYDCVYLCRRWEGNTDAALPIDKINRNDYYKDKIRTMEILARQQSARSRR, encoded by the coding sequence ATGAGCGCGTTGACTGTCATTATCCCCGCATCCCCTTCCAGCCAATTCAATGAAACATTACAACAGTTCTCGGTCGCCGATTCTGTAAAAAAGATTCTGTTGCTGCACGGCGGTGGAGAGATTCCGGACCACGCTAAATGTGAAGGGCTGCGTGTGACCGGATGGCATTCCGGCAAGACGCTGAACGCGGTGTTCAAGAGTATCAAAACACCGTATGCGCTATTGGTTTTGCCTGCGGCTGAGATTCAACTTGGCCAGCGTGCTTTGGAAAGACTTTTGACAGCAGCGGAGAGCACCCGCGCTGGGATGGTGTACGCGGATTTTTTTGAGATCAAAAATGGCGAACGCAGTGAACACCCGGTGAACGACTACCAAATCGGCAGCGTGCGCGACAATTTCGATTTTGGCAGCGTGTTGCTTTTCAACATGGCGGCGGTGCGCGCCAGTTTAAAAAAATACGGCGCCATTGCCAGCGTCGAATTCGCCGGGCTGTATGATTTACGCTTGAAACTCTCGCTGCAGCACGAGCTGTTTCACATTCAGGAATTTCTTTACACGAAAACTGAGGCCGATGTCCGTTTGAGCGGCGAGAAGCATTTTGATTACGTCGATCCGCGCAACCGCGCCGTGCAAGTGGAGATGGAGAAAGTTGCGACACAGCATCTCAAGCGTCTCGGCGCTTATCTGCCGCCGCGCTTCAAGAAAGTTCCCAAGCCTTTGCATGATTTTCCGGTGACGGCGAGTGTCATCATTCCCGTGCGCAACCGCGCGCGCACTATTGCCGACGCTGTTCTCAGCGCGCTCAATCAACAGACGGATTTTTCCTTTAACGTCATTGTCGTCGACAATCACTCCACCGACGGCACGACGGAGAAATTGCAAGAACTCTCGGCGCAGCATTCAACTCTGATACATATCATTCCGCAGCGCCATGATCTTGGCATCGGCGGCTGCTGGAATGAAGCAGTCGCCTCTGAGCATTGCGGCAGATATTCCGTGCAGCTCGATTCCGACGACATCTACAGCGGGCCGGACACGCTGCAAAAAATTGTCAATGAATTTCGCAGCGGGAATTACGCCATGGTCATTGGCTCGTACCGGCTGGTGAATATGAATCTCGAAGAAATTCCGCCCGGCCTGATCGATCACCGCGAATGGACACCGGCCAACGGCCGCAACAACGCGCTACGCATCAACGGCCTGGGCGCGCCGCGCGCCTTTGACACCGCCTTGCTGCGTGAAGCCGGCCTTCCCAATGTGAGCTACGGCGAGGATTATGCCGTGGCCCTGCGGCTATCGCGAGAGTATCAAATCGGCCGCATTTACGATTGCGTTTATCTTTGCCGGCGCTGGGAGGGCAACACTGATGCAGCGTTGCCTATCGACAAGATCAATCGCAATGATTATTACAAAGACAAGATCCGCACCATGGAAATACTGGCGCGGCAACAAAGCGCTCGCTCGCGCAGGTAG
- the speA gene encoding biosynthetic arginine decarboxylase: MSVWKIQDSIEAYNIAQWGANFFAVNENGHVVVHPNGDTGRAIDLKILVDEIQQRGIQLPLLVRFSDVLRTRVRDLCTSFQNAIEEYKYQSVYRGVYPIKVNQQKHVVSTIVDAGRPFHYGLEAGSKPELLTTMALIDDPEALIVCNGYKDEEFIELGLLARKVGKNVVLVVEKFNEVDLIIKIAERMNVKPAIGLRIRLSTKGAGRWEASGGDRSKFGLGPVEILQTVDKLKSQNMLDCLQLLHYHLGSQITAIRNIKDALREAGRYYVEIKKLGAALTYFDVGGGLAVDYDGSRTNFSASANYSLQEYANDVVYQIMTTCDEANVPHPIIVSESGRAITAHHSVLVFNVLGAIASQPIEPQKPVDAPPLVVELWDSYQSLSRKNYQEAYHDIQHAREQILNMFNLGYLNLHWRAYAEAVYRAANHKIQRLAKDWDYIPDELEGLDKALADIYFCNFSLFQSLPDAWAIDQVFPIMPIHRLHENPTQSAVLADITCDSDGCIDRFIDLRDVKDVLPLHPLHESEEYLIGIFLVGAYQEILGDLHNLFGDNNAVHVTLDGDEHTYKIEHVEYGDTVAEVLGYVQQKKDDLVNRFRESVERAVREGKCSIHESRHVLEMYRNGFEGYTYMEG; encoded by the coding sequence GTGTCGGTCTGGAAAATTCAAGATTCCATCGAAGCATACAACATCGCGCAATGGGGCGCAAATTTTTTTGCCGTGAATGAAAACGGCCACGTGGTAGTGCATCCCAACGGCGACACGGGACGCGCGATCGATCTCAAAATCCTGGTTGACGAGATTCAACAACGCGGCATCCAACTGCCGCTGTTGGTGCGCTTCTCCGATGTTCTGCGCACGCGTGTGCGCGACCTGTGTACAAGCTTTCAAAATGCCATCGAAGAATACAAGTATCAATCGGTTTATCGCGGCGTCTATCCCATCAAAGTCAACCAGCAGAAACACGTCGTCTCCACCATCGTGGACGCAGGGCGGCCGTTTCATTACGGCCTGGAAGCCGGCTCGAAACCAGAATTATTGACGACCATGGCATTGATCGATGATCCCGAGGCGTTGATCGTGTGCAACGGCTACAAAGACGAGGAGTTCATCGAGCTGGGCTTGTTGGCGCGCAAAGTGGGCAAGAATGTTGTGCTCGTCGTGGAAAAGTTCAATGAAGTTGATTTGATCATCAAAATCGCGGAGCGCATGAACGTGAAGCCGGCCATCGGGCTGCGCATCCGGCTTTCCACCAAAGGCGCGGGCCGCTGGGAAGCCTCAGGCGGCGATCGCTCAAAATTCGGATTAGGGCCGGTGGAAATTTTGCAGACGGTGGACAAGCTCAAATCCCAAAACATGCTCGATTGTTTGCAGTTGCTGCACTATCATCTCGGGAGCCAAATCACCGCCATTCGAAATATCAAAGACGCGCTGCGCGAAGCCGGCCGCTATTACGTCGAAATCAAAAAGCTTGGCGCGGCGTTGACGTATTTCGATGTCGGCGGCGGCCTGGCGGTGGATTATGACGGCTCGCGCACGAATTTCTCCGCCTCCGCCAATTACTCGTTGCAGGAATATGCCAACGACGTCGTCTATCAAATCATGACGACGTGCGACGAGGCCAACGTACCGCATCCCATCATTGTAAGCGAATCCGGACGCGCCATCACGGCGCATCATTCTGTGTTGGTATTCAACGTGTTGGGCGCGATTGCGTCACAGCCGATCGAACCGCAAAAACCGGTTGACGCCCCGCCGCTGGTGGTCGAGTTGTGGGATTCCTATCAAAGCCTGAGCCGGAAAAATTATCAGGAAGCCTATCACGACATTCAACATGCGCGCGAGCAGATCTTAAACATGTTCAATCTCGGTTATCTCAATCTGCACTGGCGCGCCTACGCCGAAGCGGTTTATCGCGCGGCCAATCACAAGATTCAGCGCCTGGCCAAGGATTGGGACTATATTCCGGATGAATTGGAGGGATTGGACAAAGCTCTGGCGGATATTTACTTTTGCAATTTCTCGCTGTTTCAATCGCTGCCCGATGCCTGGGCGATCGATCAGGTTTTCCCGATCATGCCGATTCACCGCCTGCATGAAAATCCAACGCAATCCGCCGTGCTGGCCGACATCACCTGCGATTCCGACGGCTGCATCGATCGCTTCATTGATTTGCGCGACGTTAAAGATGTGTTGCCGCTGCATCCGCTGCATGAAAGTGAAGAGTATCTCATCGGCATCTTTCTCGTCGGCGCTTATCAGGAGATTCTCGGCGATTTGCACAATCTGTTCGGCGACAACAATGCCGTACACGTGACGCTCGACGGCGACGAGCATACTTACAAAATCGAGCATGTCGAATACGGCGACACGGTGGCCGAGGTGCTGGGTTATGTGCAGCAGAAGAAGGACGATCTCGTCAACCGCTTTCGCGAAAGCGTCGAGCGCGCAGTGCGCGAGGGCAAATGCTCGATACACGAATCGCGCCACGTGCTTGAAATGTATCGTAACGGCTTTGAGGGATATACTTACATGGAGGGCTGA